TCGCACCCCGATTTTTGAGCATACTGAACTGTTCCAACGGGGGGTGGGTGAAACCACCGACATTGTGGAAAAGGAGATGTACACCTTTAAAGATCGCGGTGACCGCAGTATAACGCTGCGGCCGGAAGGAACAGCCGCTGTGGTGCGTTCTTACCTGGAGAATAAACTCTATGCGGGAACACAACCCCTAAAACTGTATTACATTGGCCCCATGTTTCGTTATGATCGCCCCCAGGCGGGCCGTTATCGCCAGTTTCACCAGTTCGGGGTTGAAGTTTTGGGGGTACACAGCCCGGGCATTGATGCAGAGGTAATGGCCATGGCCATGGAAGTATATGGCCGTCTGGGTCTAAAGGATTTAGAGCTGCATATTAACAGTTTGGGTTGTCCCCAGTGCAGGCCCTTATTAAAAGAGCGCCTGCAGGAGTTTTTGCAGCCCCATCTTGAGGGCTTCTGCCAGCAATGTAAAGGCCGCTATCACCGCAACCCGCTGCGCATTTTAGATTGTAAAAGCGAAAAATGTAAACAGTTATCAGAGGGTGCCCCCACCACAGCCGATTGCCTGTGCCCCTCCTGCGCAGCATTTTTTGATGAAGTTAAAAGGTGCCTAGATTTGCTGGGGATTGATTATGTGGTAGATAAAAATTTGGTTAGGGGCCTGGACTATTATACCCACACAGCCTTTGAAATAATGGCCAAAGGGATAGGGGCTCAAAGCTCTGTGGGCGGGGGTGGCAGATATAACGGCTTGGTGGAGGCCTGTGGTGGCCCGGAAATCCCGGGAATAGGCTATGCCCTAGGGTTGGAGCGAATATTGCTGGCAATGGAGCAGCAGGGAGCGGAATTTCCCCCTGCTTGGCGCCCCGATGTGTTTTTAGTAACTGCCTGCCCTGAAGCTGAAGAAGAGGTGTATAAACTGCTGGCCGACCTAAGGGAACTGGGTTATTCCGCAGATAAAGATTATATGGGACGCAGCCTAAAGGCGCAAATGAAATATGCCGGCAAGTTAAATGCCCGCCGCACCGTAATAATTGGGGAAAATGAACTTAAGAACGGAACAATAACGGTAAAGGATATGATTACAGGCGAACAGGAAGAAATAAAACGGGAAAAAATTACAGTGCTGTTAGGAGGTAAATAAGGACATGCAAACAGAGCATGCTTTAAAGCGAACCCATATGTGCGGTGAGCTGAGAAGTGAAAATATAGATGAACAGGTAGTGCTGATGGGCTGGGTACAGCGCCGCCGGGATCATGGTGGCCTTATTTTCGTGGACTTACGTGACCGTACCGGCATAGTGCAGGTGGTGTTCAGCCCTGAGGTGGATAAAAATTCTTTTCACAAGGCGGAGGCCATTAGAAGTGAATGGGTATTGGCTGTTAAGGGGAAAGTTTACGGGCGCCCTGAGGGCACAGCCAATCCCAAAATGATTACCGGCATGGTAGAGGTATATGCCGACAAGCTGATTGTTTTAAACAAGGCCAAAACCCCTCCCTTCTACATAGAAGATGGGATCGACGTGGATGAAAACCTGAGATTAAAGTACCGCTACATTGACTTGCGCCGCCCTGAAATGCAGGAGGCCATGATTTTAAGGCATCGGGCATCTAAGGCTGTGCGGGATTTCCTTGACCGGAACAATTTCTTAGAAATAGAAACACCCATGCTAACCAGGAGTACTCCCGAAGGGGCCAGGGATTACCTGGTACCCAGCAGGGTAAACCCCGGAAAGTTCTATGCCCTGCCGCAATCACCGCAAATATTTAAGCAAATACTGATGCTGTCGGGTTTGGAAAGGTATTTCCAAATAGTGCGCTGTTTTAGGGATGAAGACTTGCGGGCCGATCGGCAGCCTGAATTTACCCAAATAGATATTGAAATGTCCTTTGTGGACGTTGAAGATGTCACTTCACTGATGGAAGAGATGATTGCCTATGTTTGTAAGGAAACAATCGGTTTGGAAGTTAATTTGCCAATCCCAAAAATATCCTACTCCGAGGCAATGGATCGCTTTGGCACAGATAAACCGGACACTCGTTTTGGTATGGAATTAAAGGATATCTCTCCCTTGGCAGCCCAATGTGGATTTAAAGTGTTTAACAGTGTGGTTAAAAACGGGGGCTTGGTTAAGGGTATTAACGCCAAAGGCTGTGGCCACTTTAGCCGTAAAGAAATTGATGACCTGACGGCATATGTGGCAATATACAAAGCAAAGGGACTGGCCTACTTTATTGTCACCGAGGACGGTGTTAAATCGCCCATAGCCAAATTCTTTAAACCGGAAGAAATAAATGATATTTTAGATAAGTTTGAGGCTAAAGCGGGGGACTTGCTGTTATTTGTGGCAGACAGTCCGGATGTGGTGGCTGCTTCGCTGGGGGCGCTGCGCCTGCATTTGGCAGAGCGTTTGGATATTATCCCCAAGGATCAGTTTAACTTCCTGTGGGTGGTTAACTTTCCCCTGCTGGAATATGATGAGGAGGAAGGGCGCCATGTGGCCATGCACCATCCCTTTACTGCCCCCTTGGACAGCGACCTTGAGCTGTTGACCGATAAACCGGAAGAGGTGCATGCAAAGGCCTATGACATGGTACTTAACGGAGTGGAAATTGGAGGAGGAAGTATTAGAATACACAACCGGGAAATACAGGAAAAAATGTTTAAGGCCATTGGGCTCAGTGATGATGAAGCAAGGGAAAAATTTGGCTTCATGTTAGAGGCCTTTGAGTACGGTGCCCCACCCCACGGGGGGGTAGCCTTTGGATTTGACCGTTTAGTAATGCTGCTGGCAGGCAAAGACAGCATTAGGGATGTAATTGCCTTTCCTAAGACTTCCAGTGCCACCTGCCTGATGACCGGCGCACCCAACGAGGTGGATGCCAAACAGTTAAAGGAATTGCACATTAAACAGTCAGGCAAAATGGCACTGCAGCAGGGCGATAAATAATTTAATACATCTTGCCAGGAGATTGTAACTATGGTAACATGTTAGCAATAAAGATTAAGTTGAAAGTTTAGAAAACTAACTTCCCTGCTGTGAACGTGTTCATCTTGAAAGTTGAGCCAACACCATAATGAGGGGAGCCCCACTCTGACGGTGAATTGTATGCCTAAGTAAGGAAACATGAAGCAATCAGGAGGGCACCCACCTGTGAGCATCAGGTTCAAGTTTTTTTAAGATGAACACGGCATTGGTGGGAACTAAATTAAATCAGTGTGCCTGCGTGAATGCTGCACACTGATTTTTTAATATTTAATTAAGAATTGGTGATAATTAGACAGAGGTTGGCTTTAACCTTAACCGGGGGGAGAGTAGGAGTGGGATTACACCGTTTTTCACGCACCGAGCTTATCATCGGTTCCCAGGGTTTACATAAATTAAAATGCAGTAAGGTGGCTGTATTTGGTGTAGGCGGCGTAGGCTCTTACACCGTTGAGGCTTTGGCCAGGGCCGGGGTGGGGCACCTGCTTTTAGTGGACTCTGATGATGTTTGTCTGACCAACATTAACCGGCAGATTCACGCCTTGGACAACACGGTGGGCCAGGCCAAGGTAAAACTGATGGCCGACAGGGTCAAATTAATTAACCCTGATATAAAGGTGGAGGCTGTTAAAGAGTTTTACACCCCTGAAAATGGAAGTAGGTTTGTTACTTCAGATATAGATTATGTGGTGGATGCAATTGATAATGTAAGGGGCAAGTTAGATTTAATTAAAAGATGTGTTGAGAACAAAATACCTATTGCCGCGGCCATGGGGGCAGGCAATAAATTGGATGCCGGTGCCCTTAGACAGGCAGATATTTCTGAAACCTCGGTATGCCCCTTGGCCAAGGTAGTAAGGAGGGAGCTGAAAAAGGCAGGCATATTCAGGGGAGTTAAGGTGGTGTATTCCACCGAACAGCCAATAAAACCGGTTAAGTCCGGCCAAAACACAGATGGCCGCCAGGTACCGGGCAGCATATCCTTTGTGCCCGGGGTGGCGGGTTTAATGTTGGCAAGCATTGTAGTAAATGATTTGATTCACAATCTTAATAAATCGGAAAATTTAGAAATTTGACAAGGGCTTTTAGTAGGTATTATAATGTTAAGCTGTAAGGACGACGTAAACATGTCAAAATATTCTTGGTAAATACATGACCATTTAGAAAGGGGCGAGTTATGTGGCAAGCGAAAACATTATCATTCTCACCGATGCTGATTTTAAAGAGCAAGTTAATGGCAGCGATATGCCGGTGCTGGTTGATTTTTGGGCTGAGTGGTGCGGACCCTGTAAGATGATTGCACCGGAACTGGAAAAACTGGCCGACGAGTTGGTTGGCAAAGTGAAAGTTGCTAAGATAAACGTTGATGATAACCGTAGCACTCCGGGTGAATACCAAGTGATGAGTATACCTACAATGGTGCTTTTTAAAGACGGTAAAGAAGTTGAACGTGCCATTGGTTTTCGTAAAAAAGATGAATTATTGAAGATGATTGAAAAACATCTCTAATTATTAAAAGCACGTGCAAGGGCGCGTGCTTTTAATATTTCTTGTGCGGCTTGGTGTAAACTAAGTTCTCTATATATCTTCAGGAGGTTGAAAGTTTTGTTGTTTTATCCTGATCATTTGCCTTTAGCTGCCAGAATGCGTCCTCGCTGTCTTGAGGAATTTGTGGGGCAGGAGCACATCTTAGAGGAAAACAAGCTCCTATATAGGGCCATCAAGGCTGGGCGCTTGGGGTCGGCCATATTTTACGGTCCGCCGGGGACCGGCAAAACAGCCTTGGCGGAAATAGTGGCCCATAGCTCGCAACGGTCCTTTGAACGGTTAAATGCTGTCACCTGCGGTGTGAAAGATATTAGGCAAGCGGCAGATAAGGCCCAGCGCACCGGACCGGTAATTTTGTTTTTAGATGAAATACATCACTTAAATAAAAGTCAACAGGATGCCCTCTTACCTTTTGTGGAACAGGGTTTAATCACCCTCATTGGCTCTACCACAGAAAATCCTTTTTTTGAAGTGAACAATGCCTTGCGATCCCGTTCCACACTATTTCAATTTTATCCCCTTACACCGGATGACATAAAAAAAATATTACATAATGCCCTCAGGGATGAAAGCCGCGGTTTGGGTAAATATAAGGTAAATTTACATGACGACGCCCTGGAACATCTGGTTCAAGCCAGTGGCGGTGATGCCCGCACTGCCTTAAATGCCCTGGAGTTGGGGGTGCTGACCACGGAGCCCGATGCCCAAGGCATAATTCAATTTGAATTAAAGGTGGCTGAAGAATGTTTGCAGCAGCAAATGTTGAAATATGACAAATCCGGGGATAATCATTATGATGTGGCCTCGGCCCTAATTAAATCAATCAGGGGCAGTGACCCCGACGCGGCTTTGCATTATCTGGCAAGGATGCTGGCCGCCGGCGAAGACGTGAAGTTTATCGCCCGCAGATTGGTGATCAGTGCCTCAGAAGATGTGGGCCTGGCCCAGCCCCAGGCGCTGCCGGTGGCAATGGCCGGCGCCCAGGCAGTTCAGTTTATTGGCATGCCCGAAGCACGCATTATTTTGTCGGAGGTGGTGATCTACTTAGCCCTGTGCCCCAAAAGTAATTCGGCATACCGGGCCATAGACGAAGCCTTGGCAGATGTAAGAAAGAAAGACTGCGGAAATGTGCCTGTACATTTGCGCGATGCCCACTATAAAGGTGCAAAGGAACTGGGCCATGGCCTGGGCTATAAATATGCCCATGATTATCCCGGCGCGTGGGTTTTGCAGCAGTATTTACCGGATAAGCTGGTGGGGACAGAGTACTACCGGCCCAATGACAGGGGCGTTGAAAGGAAAATGAAAGAAAAGATTATACAGCTAAGAAAGCTAAGCAAAGAAACTTAAGGTGTTCAAACTTATGGACATCATAGTTGCCAAGGCTATTTTCTTATTAGCCAGGATTTAATTAATATAGCGGGTTTTGCTTAATTTTGTTAAAGAAAAATAACCAAGTGCTGCACTAGGGTTTTTCATTGACAGTGCTCAGTTTGCTGTGCTATTATATTTTCAGATAAAACCTAGTTGTTTACTAGGGTTTAATAAGACAACCCGGAGGTGGTTTTTTGAAGTTGTCCACCAAGGGGCATTATGGGTTAAGGGCAATGTTTGACCTAGCTCTCCACTACAGTGAGAACCCCATACCCTTGAAGACCGTTGCCGAGAGGCAGCAGTTATCTGAAAATTATTTAGAACAGTTAATAGCGGCCTTGCGTAAAGCAGGGTTGGTAAACAGTGTGCGTGGGCCCCAGGGGGGTTATATTTTGGCCCGTCGACCCGATGAAATAACTGTGGGTGACATAATCAGAGTGCTGGAAGGTCCCATAGCGCCGCTTGAATGTGTTAATGAAACAGACCCGGGGGATTGTGATCAGTTTAATTACTGTATATCACGCAATGTCTGGGCAAAGGTGCGGGATAGCATTAATGATGTACTTGATTCGATCAGTCTTGCCGACATGTGTTTGGAGGCTGAGCAAATTGAGCAGCAACGGAAATAGAAACTAGCTATTGCAGACGAGGAGGCCTAGCAATTTATGCGTAAAGTGTATTTTGACCACTCTGCCACCACCCCGGTGGATCCCGAAGTAGCTAAATTGGTAATGAGCTACATGACAGATCATTTTGGTAACCCCTCCAGCGTACATGGCTTTGGAAGAAAGGTTAAACAGGCTTTGGAAGAAGCCCGGGAACAGGTTGCTAAAGCCATCGGCGCTTCCCATGTTGGTGAAATCGCTTTTACCAGCGGCGGTACCGAGGCTGCAAACATGGCCCTGCGGGGGGCTGCCTTGGCCAATAAACAAAAGGGTAACCACATTATCACCACCGCCGTGGAACACCACTGTGTTTTGACCACCTGTGAGTATTTGGCTAAAGAGGGTTTTGAGCTTACTGTTCTACCCGTTGACCAATACGGCATGGTCAGTGTGGAAGATGTTGCCAATGCCATAACAGACAAGACCATTCTTGTGTCTGTTATGCACGCCAACAATGAGGTGGGCACAATTATGCCCATTGCTGAAATTGGTAAAATGCTAAGGGAGCAAGACCGTAAAATTATTTTTCATACCGATGCAGTACAGTCCATCGGCAAGTTACCGGTTAATGTGGATGATTTGAATGTGGACTTGCTTACCCTCTCGGGTCATAAAATTTATGGTCCTAAGGGCATTGGAGCCATGTATATTCGCAGGGGTACCTGGTGGCAGCCCATCTTGTATGGGGGCGGGCAAGAGCGGAGGCGCCGTCCGGGAACGGAAAATGCGCCGGGTGCCATTGGCTTAGGTAAGGCAATTGAAATAGCGGTATCTAACCGGGAAGAAAATGCAGAGAAGTTAACTAAGCTCGGCAGTAAGTTGGTGGATAGGGTATTAAACAGTTTACCCAATGTACGTTTAAACGGCCATCCTACCATGCGTTTGCCTGGCCATGCCAGTTTCTGCATAGAGTTTATAGAAGGAGAGTCAATGCTGCTTTCTTTGGACATGCAAGGGATTGCTATTTCCAGTGGTTCGGCCTGTACTTCAGGTTCCCTGGAACCGTCCCATGTGCTTTTGGCCATGGGCATACCTCATGAAATGGCCCACGGCAGTTTGAGAATATCCATGGGCAAATATAACACTGAAGAAGATGTGGATTATTTTGTAGATAAATTAGTGCCAATTATTGAACGTTTACGGGCGATGTCTCCGCTGGCTGCCGGCGGTGTTTGTACACCGTGTTCCTGTGCCTCCTGTGAATGCGGAGATAATAAATAAATTTGTTATATTTAGTATGGGGGAGGACAAAATATGTATAGTGAAAAAGTAATGGATCACTTTTCTAACCCGCGTAATGTTGGGGAAATGCCAGATGCGGATGCTGTGGGCCAGGTTGGAAATCAATCCTGTGGCGACATAATGAAAATATACTTAAAGGTAAAGGATGGAATAATAGAGGATATTAAGTTTCAAACCTTTGGCTGTGGAGCGGCCATTGCCACCAGCAGCATGGTAACTGAAATGGCTCGGGGAAAAACCCTGGAAGAAGCCATGAAGATTACCAATAAATCGGTGGCCCAATCATTGGATGGACTGCCTCCCCAAAAGATGCACTGTTCTAACCTAGCTGCCGATGCTCTACATGCTGCCATAGAGGACTATCTTAAAAAGCACGGAAAATAAAAAGTCACGTAGGTGAAAACTTTGAGTTCTAACAAAAGAGTTATTGTGGCCATGAGCGGCGGCGTAGACAGTTCTGTCACCGCCGCTCTTTTACAACAAGAGGGGTATGAGTGTATTGGGGTGACAATGCAAATTTGGGACCCCGACTTAACGGCGGTGGATGATGACTACGTGGGTTGCTGCTCCCTTACCGCTGTGGATGATGCCAGGCGTGTTGCCGACAAATTGGGCATTCCCTATTACGTGTTGAATTTCCGTGACATCTTTGAGAGAAAGGTCATTGATTATTTTACAGAAGAATACATAAAAGGTCGCACCCCTAATCCCTGCATAGCCTGCAACCGCTATGTGAAGTTCGAGGCGCTCTTGGACAAGGCTTTGGCCCTGGGTGCCAATTATGTTGCCACCGGTCATTATGCCAGACTGGCTTACTCAGATGAGCATAAACGCTGGACAATCAAAAAGGCCAAGGATGACAAAAAAGATCAGACCTATGTGCTTTATAACATGACCCAGCACCAAATTGAGCACACCTTGATGCCCCTGGCTGAATTTACCAAGGAAGAGGTAAGGGCTATGGCCTCTCAACTGGGGCTGTCCACGGCGTCTAAGCCAGAAAGTCAAGAAATTTGTTTTGTACCGGATAACAACTATAGAAACTTTTTGGAAGAGCGTACCGGAGGTAATTTTAAAAAGGGTTTATTTTTAGATGTCAACGGTAAGGTGTTAGGGGAGCACAAGGGTATACATAATTATACCATTGGCCAAAGAAGGGGATTGGGAATTGCCACCGGCGAAAGAATTTATGTGGTGGATATCGATCCCAAACGCAATGCCGTAATACTGGGACCGGAAGAGGCTGTTTTAAAACAGGACTTGATAAGCTATGATAACAATTTCATTTTATTTGCTGAATTAACAGGGCCGGTGGAGGTGGAGGCCCAGGTTAGGTATAATGCTAAACCGTCGCCGGCTGTCATCAAACCGCTGGCCGGGGGCAGAGTACATGTACATTTTCACCAACCCCAAAAGGCAATAACCCCAGGCCAAGCGGTGGTATTTTATCAAGGTGACTACCTGGTGGGTGGGGGAACAATAGAGAAGGCGGGAGCCCTTTAACAATTATATAAAATTTGCAAAAAAGCTGACCCTGTCATGGCGTGGGTCAGCTTTTTTAATGCATGAGATATTTGTTAATTGGCAATAATACTTATACTAATGCTTGGAAAGGAGGCCGCAAATTTGAACTGCCCTGTTTGTGGTGGCAAGTCCACCGGTAAGGTGGGTGTTGAACAGTATTATTGCTGGGATTGCTGCCTGGAATACCGAAAAAATAAAGAAGGCGTACAAATATATGAGGTTGCTGAAGACGGCAGTTTGGTTTCCTTTGATCCCACCAATCAAAATATCTTGTAGACACAAAACAGAGGGGGTGAGTCTTTTAATGAATGGCTTTTGGCGAGGCATGGTGGCAGGGGGAATTATTGCTATGGCCATGAGTATGTATATCAATCCTAATCATAAAAAACGCAACAGTATTATTGGAATGGGGCTTGGAATGAGGCGTAAACGGAAAGCAAACCGCATGTTAAGAGGGGTTTCCAAAACCGTTAGAGAGCTTGTGAGGTAAGTATAAAAGTGAGG
This portion of the Desulfofalx alkaliphila DSM 12257 genome encodes:
- the hisS gene encoding histidine--tRNA ligase, with protein sequence MLTTKPRGTNDILPGEVEKWQYIEKVIREVCQTYGYREIRTPIFEHTELFQRGVGETTDIVEKEMYTFKDRGDRSITLRPEGTAAVVRSYLENKLYAGTQPLKLYYIGPMFRYDRPQAGRYRQFHQFGVEVLGVHSPGIDAEVMAMAMEVYGRLGLKDLELHINSLGCPQCRPLLKERLQEFLQPHLEGFCQQCKGRYHRNPLRILDCKSEKCKQLSEGAPTTADCLCPSCAAFFDEVKRCLDLLGIDYVVDKNLVRGLDYYTHTAFEIMAKGIGAQSSVGGGGRYNGLVEACGGPEIPGIGYALGLERILLAMEQQGAEFPPAWRPDVFLVTACPEAEEEVYKLLADLRELGYSADKDYMGRSLKAQMKYAGKLNARRTVIIGENELKNGTITVKDMITGEQEEIKREKITVLLGGK
- the aspS gene encoding aspartate--tRNA ligase → MQTEHALKRTHMCGELRSENIDEQVVLMGWVQRRRDHGGLIFVDLRDRTGIVQVVFSPEVDKNSFHKAEAIRSEWVLAVKGKVYGRPEGTANPKMITGMVEVYADKLIVLNKAKTPPFYIEDGIDVDENLRLKYRYIDLRRPEMQEAMILRHRASKAVRDFLDRNNFLEIETPMLTRSTPEGARDYLVPSRVNPGKFYALPQSPQIFKQILMLSGLERYFQIVRCFRDEDLRADRQPEFTQIDIEMSFVDVEDVTSLMEEMIAYVCKETIGLEVNLPIPKISYSEAMDRFGTDKPDTRFGMELKDISPLAAQCGFKVFNSVVKNGGLVKGINAKGCGHFSRKEIDDLTAYVAIYKAKGLAYFIVTEDGVKSPIAKFFKPEEINDILDKFEAKAGDLLLFVADSPDVVAASLGALRLHLAERLDIIPKDQFNFLWVVNFPLLEYDEEEGRHVAMHHPFTAPLDSDLELLTDKPEEVHAKAYDMVLNGVEIGGGSIRIHNREIQEKMFKAIGLSDDEAREKFGFMLEAFEYGAPPHGGVAFGFDRLVMLLAGKDSIRDVIAFPKTSSATCLMTGAPNEVDAKQLKELHIKQSGKMALQQGDK
- a CDS encoding tRNA threonylcarbamoyladenosine dehydratase, whose amino-acid sequence is MGLHRFSRTELIIGSQGLHKLKCSKVAVFGVGGVGSYTVEALARAGVGHLLLVDSDDVCLTNINRQIHALDNTVGQAKVKLMADRVKLINPDIKVEAVKEFYTPENGSRFVTSDIDYVVDAIDNVRGKLDLIKRCVENKIPIAAAMGAGNKLDAGALRQADISETSVCPLAKVVRRELKKAGIFRGVKVVYSTEQPIKPVKSGQNTDGRQVPGSISFVPGVAGLMLASIVVNDLIHNLNKSENLEI
- the trxA gene encoding thioredoxin, encoding MASENIIILTDADFKEQVNGSDMPVLVDFWAEWCGPCKMIAPELEKLADELVGKVKVAKINVDDNRSTPGEYQVMSIPTMVLFKDGKEVERAIGFRKKDELLKMIEKHL
- a CDS encoding replication-associated recombination protein A, translating into MLFYPDHLPLAARMRPRCLEEFVGQEHILEENKLLYRAIKAGRLGSAIFYGPPGTGKTALAEIVAHSSQRSFERLNAVTCGVKDIRQAADKAQRTGPVILFLDEIHHLNKSQQDALLPFVEQGLITLIGSTTENPFFEVNNALRSRSTLFQFYPLTPDDIKKILHNALRDESRGLGKYKVNLHDDALEHLVQASGGDARTALNALELGVLTTEPDAQGIIQFELKVAEECLQQQMLKYDKSGDNHYDVASALIKSIRGSDPDAALHYLARMLAAGEDVKFIARRLVISASEDVGLAQPQALPVAMAGAQAVQFIGMPEARIILSEVVIYLALCPKSNSAYRAIDEALADVRKKDCGNVPVHLRDAHYKGAKELGHGLGYKYAHDYPGAWVLQQYLPDKLVGTEYYRPNDRGVERKMKEKIIQLRKLSKET
- a CDS encoding RrF2 family transcriptional regulator, translated to MKLSTKGHYGLRAMFDLALHYSENPIPLKTVAERQQLSENYLEQLIAALRKAGLVNSVRGPQGGYILARRPDEITVGDIIRVLEGPIAPLECVNETDPGDCDQFNYCISRNVWAKVRDSINDVLDSISLADMCLEAEQIEQQRK
- the nifS gene encoding cysteine desulfurase NifS; its protein translation is MRKVYFDHSATTPVDPEVAKLVMSYMTDHFGNPSSVHGFGRKVKQALEEAREQVAKAIGASHVGEIAFTSGGTEAANMALRGAALANKQKGNHIITTAVEHHCVLTTCEYLAKEGFELTVLPVDQYGMVSVEDVANAITDKTILVSVMHANNEVGTIMPIAEIGKMLREQDRKIIFHTDAVQSIGKLPVNVDDLNVDLLTLSGHKIYGPKGIGAMYIRRGTWWQPILYGGGQERRRRPGTENAPGAIGLGKAIEIAVSNREENAEKLTKLGSKLVDRVLNSLPNVRLNGHPTMRLPGHASFCIEFIEGESMLLSLDMQGIAISSGSACTSGSLEPSHVLLAMGIPHEMAHGSLRISMGKYNTEEDVDYFVDKLVPIIERLRAMSPLAAGGVCTPCSCASCECGDNK
- the nifU gene encoding Fe-S cluster assembly scaffold protein NifU: MYSEKVMDHFSNPRNVGEMPDADAVGQVGNQSCGDIMKIYLKVKDGIIEDIKFQTFGCGAAIATSSMVTEMARGKTLEEAMKITNKSVAQSLDGLPPQKMHCSNLAADALHAAIEDYLKKHGK
- the mnmA gene encoding tRNA 2-thiouridine(34) synthase MnmA, with protein sequence MSSNKRVIVAMSGGVDSSVTAALLQQEGYECIGVTMQIWDPDLTAVDDDYVGCCSLTAVDDARRVADKLGIPYYVLNFRDIFERKVIDYFTEEYIKGRTPNPCIACNRYVKFEALLDKALALGANYVATGHYARLAYSDEHKRWTIKKAKDDKKDQTYVLYNMTQHQIEHTLMPLAEFTKEEVRAMASQLGLSTASKPESQEICFVPDNNYRNFLEERTGGNFKKGLFLDVNGKVLGEHKGIHNYTIGQRRGLGIATGERIYVVDIDPKRNAVILGPEEAVLKQDLISYDNNFILFAELTGPVEVEAQVRYNAKPSPAVIKPLAGGRVHVHFHQPQKAITPGQAVVFYQGDYLVGGGTIEKAGAL